From Flexistipes sp., one genomic window encodes:
- a CDS encoding MetS family NSS transporter small subunit, translating into MTTGAVLMMIFGLLLTWGGAAVCIFIALKKRGL; encoded by the coding sequence ATGACAACAGGTGCCGTATTGATGATGATATTTGGATTACTGCTGACATGGGGCGGTGCAGCTGTCTGCATTTTTATAGCTCTTAAAAAAAGAGGTCTATGA
- a CDS encoding MFS transporter has translation MNIKQIGIIIYVTVLAFSVLYSPQPILPTLIREFHITSSQAALLTSVTMIPLSFSPIFFGFILESFTAKKLLRLALLGLTVTELGIYMVSSFKIFLLLRFLQGFMLPAILTSIMTYISVGSEKGLIQKIMSIYIASTILGGFLGRFVSGGISHYFGWRYSFLVLFISLVISLVLTFFLESDSKLKKSKFIFSDALKLIKTPPYVNMYITIFCTFFTFASMLNFLPFRLTEISSAIDEFQIGMIYSGYIMGILVSLTSPKIIKLLGSEKRAILTGLAVFLFSIPLFSLYSIKLLFFSMFIFCAGMFTVHSVESGYLNKIARNNKGVVNGVYVSAYYTGGVLGTYFPGFIYKAFGWNFFLAALSFVIISGILSILLINSSSL, from the coding sequence ATGAACATAAAACAGATTGGCATAATAATTTATGTTACGGTTTTGGCTTTTTCCGTTCTTTATTCACCTCAGCCCATACTTCCTACACTGATAAGAGAATTTCACATAACTTCTTCACAAGCAGCACTGTTAACATCTGTTACAATGATTCCGCTAAGCTTCTCACCGATTTTTTTCGGATTCATACTGGAATCCTTTACAGCCAAAAAACTACTTAGACTCGCCCTTTTAGGCCTGACAGTCACGGAACTCGGAATTTATATGGTGTCAAGTTTTAAAATTTTTCTTCTCCTCAGGTTTCTTCAGGGGTTCATGCTTCCTGCCATTCTCACTTCAATAATGACTTATATCTCAGTGGGTTCTGAAAAAGGACTTATCCAAAAAATCATGTCAATTTATATAGCATCAACCATTCTGGGCGGATTTTTGGGCAGATTTGTTTCCGGTGGAATTTCCCACTATTTTGGATGGAGATACAGCTTTCTCGTTCTTTTTATAAGTCTTGTAATAAGTCTTGTTTTGACATTCTTTTTAGAATCCGACTCTAAACTGAAAAAGTCAAAGTTTATATTTTCAGATGCACTTAAGCTTATAAAAACGCCTCCCTATGTTAACATGTATATTACAATATTCTGCACTTTTTTCACTTTTGCATCTATGCTCAATTTTCTACCGTTCAGACTTACAGAAATTTCTTCAGCAATAGATGAGTTTCAGATAGGTATGATTTACTCAGGATATATTATGGGAATACTCGTTTCATTAACTTCCCCAAAAATAATAAAACTTCTGGGCTCGGAAAAGAGAGCCATACTTACAGGTTTGGCAGTCTTCCTCTTTTCGATTCCGCTTTTTTCCCTGTATTCAATAAAACTGCTTTTTTTCTCCATGTTTATATTCTGTGCCGGGATGTTCACTGTGCATTCTGTCGAATCAGGCTATTTGAACAAAATTGCCCGCAACAATAAGGGAGTGGTAAACGGTGTCTACGTCTCAGCATACTACACCGGAGGAGTACTCGGAACTTATTTCCCCGGGTTTATTTACAAAGCTTTCGGATGGAATTTTTTCCTGGCGGCTTTATCTTTTGTTATAATCTCCGGAATTCTCTCCATTTTACTAATAAATTCAAGCAGCCTTTAG
- the upp gene encoding uracil phosphoribosyltransferase — MNFENFHIIKHPLIEHKLTYIREKHTSKKEFKELVDEVALLMAYEITKDFSLQEIEISTPICKTRSKVVSGKKVVLVPILRAGLGMVDGILKLIPSARVGHIGLYRDEKTLKPVSYYFKIPSNCEDREFILVDPMLATGGSAVAAANMLKKAGAKNIKFMCLIAAPEGVEKFCKAHPDVKVYAAGLDEKLNEHGYIVPGLGDAGDRLFGTK; from the coding sequence ATGAATTTTGAAAATTTTCACATTATCAAACATCCTTTGATTGAACATAAGCTTACTTATATCCGAGAAAAACACACCTCAAAAAAGGAATTTAAAGAGCTGGTTGATGAAGTGGCCCTCCTGATGGCTTATGAGATAACAAAAGACTTTTCTCTGCAGGAGATAGAAATCTCAACACCAATATGTAAAACCAGGTCAAAAGTTGTTTCGGGAAAGAAGGTTGTCCTTGTCCCGATTCTTAGGGCAGGCCTTGGGATGGTGGATGGTATATTAAAACTTATCCCATCAGCCAGAGTGGGACATATCGGTTTATATAGGGATGAAAAAACACTGAAGCCCGTTTCCTATTATTTTAAAATACCTTCAAACTGTGAAGACAGAGAATTTATTCTGGTGGATCCGATGCTTGCCACCGGTGGATCTGCCGTTGCTGCCGCCAATATGCTTAAAAAAGCCGGAGCAAAGAACATAAAGTTTATGTGTCTGATTGCCGCTCCTGAAGGGGTGGAAAAGTTCTGCAAAGCCCATCCTGATGTTAAGGTTTATGCAGCCGGTCTTGATGAAAAACTAAATGAGCATGGTTATATTGTTCCCGGTTTAGGTGATGCCGGAGACAGGCTTTTTGGAACCAAATAA